A stretch of Anaerobiospirillum thomasii DNA encodes these proteins:
- a CDS encoding phage tail sheath family protein, whose translation MAAYKHGVYTSETPTSLIPTTEVLSAVPFVVGIAPINMAQEPSVNEPKLVYSYKEAVQYFGVENATDDGNGKKSFKYNLSEFIYSTFNFYGNTPIVLVNVLDPAKHKKTADTTAITIDAKGQAVIQEFGCVVSTLKISKPDTGFYAEGTDYVTAFDDDGYLVISALPEGSDGNFKLAKQELTITVEKLDPSAVTKKEIIGGVTPEGKKTGLELISEVYPRLRIIPTLVASPHYSADPEVAAIMGAKALNINTVFNAMAIVDADTKTTKKYSDVPNWKNKNNIVDPNVAVTWPQIEMTGTRYASSTHLIGVLARTDGERDGVPYVSPSNKNFEGTGLCLEDGSEVVLGNEEANYLNGEGIVAALNFSGGWKIWGNRTSCYPANTDPKDAFIPVKRMFFFIANTVVTTMWQKVDEPGNRRLIDTIVDSLNVWLNAFTARQQLLGGRIEFRKEDNPVTELMDGKYHFKIFITPPSPARELSFDLEIDPTYYETLFN comes from the coding sequence ATGGCAGCATATAAGCACGGTGTCTATACATCTGAAACACCGACCTCACTTATACCAACCACAGAAGTATTATCTGCTGTGCCTTTTGTTGTAGGCATTGCACCAATTAACATGGCACAAGAGCCAAGTGTCAATGAGCCAAAGCTTGTATACTCATACAAAGAGGCTGTGCAGTACTTTGGTGTTGAAAATGCCACAGATGACGGCAACGGCAAGAAGAGCTTTAAATACAACTTATCTGAGTTTATTTACTCTACCTTCAACTTCTACGGCAATACGCCAATTGTATTGGTCAATGTTTTAGATCCTGCCAAGCACAAGAAGACAGCTGATACCACAGCTATTACAATTGACGCCAAGGGGCAGGCAGTAATTCAGGAGTTTGGCTGCGTTGTCTCAACTCTCAAAATTTCAAAACCTGATACAGGCTTTTATGCAGAGGGCACTGATTATGTTACAGCCTTTGATGATGACGGCTATCTTGTTATCTCTGCCCTTCCTGAAGGGAGTGACGGCAACTTCAAGCTTGCAAAGCAGGAGCTGACTATTACCGTTGAGAAGTTAGATCCTTCAGCAGTCACCAAAAAAGAGATCATCGGAGGTGTGACACCTGAGGGCAAGAAGACCGGTCTTGAGCTTATCAGTGAAGTATATCCACGTTTAAGAATTATACCGACCCTTGTGGCCTCTCCACATTATTCAGCAGATCCTGAAGTGGCGGCAATTATGGGCGCAAAGGCTCTTAACATAAACACCGTCTTTAATGCTATGGCCATAGTTGATGCTGATACCAAGACCACCAAGAAATACAGTGATGTGCCAAATTGGAAGAACAAGAACAACATAGTAGATCCTAATGTAGCTGTTACATGGCCACAGATTGAAATGACAGGCACAAGATACGCATCATCAACCCACCTCATTGGCGTGCTTGCAAGAACAGATGGCGAGCGTGACGGCGTGCCTTATGTGTCTCCTTCAAATAAGAATTTTGAGGGCACAGGTCTTTGTCTTGAAGATGGCTCTGAAGTGGTGCTTGGCAATGAAGAGGCTAACTACTTAAATGGTGAGGGCATTGTCGCAGCTCTGAATTTTAGTGGTGGATGGAAGATATGGGGCAATCGCACTTCATGTTATCCAGCCAATACCGACCCAAAGGATGCCTTTATCCCTGTAAAGCGCATGTTCTTCTTTATTGCAAACACAGTAGTAACCACAATGTGGCAGAAGGTAGATGAGCCTGGGAATAGACGCCTTATAGATACCATTGTTGACTCTTTAAATGTATGGCTCAATGCTTTTACTGCAAGACAGCAGCTGCTAGGTGGTCGTATTGAGTTTAGAAAGGAAGACAACCCTGTTACAGAGCTAATGGACGGCAAATATCACTTCAAGATATTTATAACCCCTCCATCACCAGCACGAGAGCTGAGCTTTGACTTAGAGATTGATCCAACTTACTACGAGACCTTATTTAATTAA